One segment of Rubripirellula amarantea DNA contains the following:
- a CDS encoding vWA domain-containing protein yields MISQHAQNTSVPTLVRHHIRSRRGSVLGLMAILLPVLAVLAAFCINIAHIQVTRTELMVATDAAARAGGRAFSETQTVDDAKNVAAATAALNLVDGQPLMLRTNDSANELEFGRTTQPGGLESRYVFEKIPTSVVASGQEVASAFRVNGRRDGSSLSGRVPLAIPGVLNRSDFATLQDAVAMQVDRDISLILDRSGSMDDVTFDWPSGKSPNYTSTKNAAVSAGVMYQSWGNYYYSSGYDSISYQQWVWEDYYELGPAPRPAWQDLVDAVDAFLDVLDGTSQEEQVSIASYSSSATLDCWLEKDFELVRNTVDGLNTGGNTAIGKGMQEGILALLDSAARPYASKTMVVMTDGMHNSGVDPVSVAATLVSSYNLTIHTVTFGDGADQNRMRNVATIGGGKHYHATTGPQLVAIFEEIANNLPTIITE; encoded by the coding sequence ATGATATCACAACACGCTCAGAACACGTCTGTTCCAACTCTCGTTCGCCACCACATTCGATCACGACGCGGAAGCGTTCTCGGTTTGATGGCGATCCTACTTCCCGTGCTGGCCGTTCTCGCGGCCTTCTGCATTAACATCGCGCACATCCAAGTGACGCGAACAGAATTAATGGTGGCAACCGATGCCGCTGCACGAGCGGGCGGTCGAGCCTTCAGCGAAACACAAACAGTCGACGATGCTAAGAATGTTGCTGCGGCTACCGCCGCATTGAACTTGGTCGATGGCCAACCACTAATGCTTCGTACGAACGATTCCGCCAATGAACTTGAGTTCGGCCGCACGACACAACCAGGTGGTCTAGAAAGCCGCTACGTATTCGAAAAGATCCCAACATCCGTCGTTGCCAGCGGCCAAGAAGTGGCCAGTGCGTTCCGTGTGAACGGACGTCGCGACGGTTCATCGCTCTCGGGTCGCGTTCCGTTGGCAATTCCAGGCGTGCTTAACCGTAGTGACTTTGCAACCTTGCAAGACGCTGTCGCCATGCAGGTGGACCGTGACATTTCGCTGATCCTGGATCGCTCGGGCTCGATGGATGATGTGACCTTCGATTGGCCAAGCGGTAAGTCGCCCAACTATACGTCAACGAAAAACGCTGCCGTTAGCGCTGGCGTGATGTATCAAAGTTGGGGCAACTACTACTACTCGTCCGGTTATGACTCCATCAGTTACCAACAATGGGTTTGGGAAGATTACTACGAACTGGGCCCGGCCCCACGACCAGCCTGGCAAGACCTTGTTGATGCCGTTGACGCCTTCCTTGATGTTCTCGACGGAACTAGCCAAGAAGAACAGGTTTCCATCGCTAGCTATTCAAGCAGCGCCACTTTGGATTGCTGGTTAGAGAAAGACTTCGAGCTTGTTCGAAACACTGTTGACGGACTCAACACCGGTGGCAACACGGCAATCGGTAAGGGCATGCAAGAAGGTATCCTCGCGTTGCTGGATTCGGCAGCACGCCCCTACGCATCGAAAACGATGGTAGTGATGACCGATGGAATGCATAACTCAGGCGTCGATCCCGTTAGCGTCGCTGCAACCCTGGTTAGCTCGTACAACTTGACGATTCACACCGTGACGTTTGGTGACGGTGCCGATCAAAATCGGATGCGGAACGTTGCGACCATCGGTGGAGGAAAGCACTATCACGCCACCACTGGACCACAACTAGTCGCAATCTTCGAAGAGATTGCCAACAACTTGCCAACCATCATCACGGAATAG
- a CDS encoding TadE/TadG family type IV pilus assembly protein: protein MKFPRSPNRSVARRRPCGRRQQRADVHSASRFRAACRTGAAAVEFAIVANVLFLLILTCIEFARMNMVRNLAQDAAYYGARAAVVPGATSAEAEAVADEILGSMLSNGYTIDVSEVDSESTEISVTVGVELHQVALFIPFFLPDTTIETQAVMRTERYEGFYQQ, encoded by the coding sequence ATGAAATTCCCACGTTCACCTAACCGATCCGTTGCACGCCGTCGACCTTGCGGTCGCCGGCAACAACGCGCTGACGTGCACAGCGCAAGTCGCTTTAGAGCGGCATGTCGCACCGGAGCGGCAGCGGTGGAGTTTGCGATTGTCGCAAACGTCTTGTTCTTGCTCATTTTGACTTGCATTGAATTCGCTCGCATGAACATGGTTCGCAACCTTGCTCAAGACGCCGCCTATTACGGCGCACGTGCGGCGGTTGTGCCAGGTGCCACCTCCGCCGAGGCGGAAGCGGTAGCCGATGAAATCCTGGGCTCGATGCTCAGCAACGGATACACGATCGACGTTAGCGAGGTCGATTCAGAGTCCACGGAAATCTCTGTCACGGTAGGGGTTGAACTTCACCAAGTCGCGTTGTTCATACCATTTTTTCTTCCCGACACTACCATTGAAACTCAGGCCGTGATGCGGACTGAGCGTTACGAAGGCTTCTACCAACAATGA
- a CDS encoding TadE family protein, with the protein MKPSYPRRPSQRPTLFGKKNRRGTATVELAIILPVLLTMTLGTIDVCTAIFLRESAVLAAYEGARRGVGRDRTNAQVVARVEEFLNQRNIQYGGNVVEISNPGFDTAETLENVTVTVNIPVAGNTLIPSEIIGDLTVSAGVTMVKEYKNLN; encoded by the coding sequence ATGAAACCATCTTACCCTCGACGCCCTTCGCAACGCCCAACCCTTTTTGGGAAGAAAAACCGGCGTGGCACCGCGACCGTTGAACTGGCAATCATCCTGCCCGTACTGCTAACGATGACGCTGGGAACGATTGATGTTTGCACCGCGATTTTCCTGCGCGAATCCGCCGTTTTGGCTGCCTACGAAGGGGCACGCCGAGGTGTAGGACGCGACCGAACCAATGCCCAAGTGGTTGCTCGCGTCGAAGAGTTCCTCAACCAACGCAACATTCAATACGGCGGAAACGTCGTCGAAATCAGCAATCCAGGATTCGACACCGCGGAAACGCTCGAGAACGTAACCGTGACCGTCAACATCCCTGTTGCCGGCAACACGTTGATTCCATCCGAAATTATCGGAGACCTAACCGTTTCCGCCGGCGTCACGATGGTGAAGGAATACAAGAACCTCAATTGA
- a CDS encoding tellurite resistance TerB family protein, giving the protein MDAMDILGALLGKKSGSGGLGGKILKDMMAGGRSTQQNQPQSRGTSKQSPTRGHSPQAQRPRTIGDAAKGLEDLLGVSNNHHQERRQNQSSATAPTRSGPTRSAPAQTIPQPRWTPPEKEAMDEQAKVLIRAMICAAKSDGQITQEEQDAIVKQLDHVSEEEISFLRSEFAKPVDVRDLAWSIPQGMEEQAYQISLIAIDLDEQKEAEYLADLAHGLRLSPQRCNEIHQQLGAPVIFR; this is encoded by the coding sequence ATGGATGCTATGGATATTCTAGGCGCGTTACTGGGCAAAAAATCAGGCTCGGGCGGTCTAGGTGGCAAGATCCTCAAGGACATGATGGCAGGCGGTCGATCGACCCAACAGAACCAACCTCAATCGCGAGGCACATCGAAGCAAAGCCCAACTCGCGGCCATTCGCCTCAAGCTCAGCGTCCACGCACAATTGGCGATGCAGCCAAAGGACTCGAAGACTTGCTTGGCGTCAGTAACAACCATCACCAGGAGCGACGTCAAAACCAATCCTCCGCGACCGCACCGACCCGATCCGGCCCAACGCGATCCGCACCGGCTCAAACGATTCCGCAGCCCCGATGGACGCCGCCGGAAAAGGAAGCGATGGACGAACAAGCCAAGGTCCTCATTCGTGCGATGATCTGCGCCGCGAAGTCAGACGGGCAGATAACCCAAGAAGAACAAGACGCGATTGTCAAACAACTCGATCACGTCAGCGAAGAAGAAATTTCGTTCCTGCGGTCGGAGTTTGCCAAACCTGTCGATGTTCGTGACTTAGCTTGGTCGATCCCTCAGGGCATGGAAGAACAGGCCTACCAAATCTCACTGATCGCGATTGATTTGGATGAACAGAAGGAAGCCGAGTACCTTGCCGATCTGGCGCATGGTTTACGGCTTTCACCGCAACGCTGTAACGAGATTCACCAACAACTCGGCGCTCCCGTGATTTTCCGGTAA
- a CDS encoding response regulator, whose amino-acid sequence MKRAAVVPCRFSLLTLVTLATACGGFSIFVPATLVAQDDPFAEAGGAGDIFGGGDLDFGAPTGGADTTDAISDLTTEAELSPLVAQLIQLATKGPIDRAKAINSLAKIGRWNEVNQALNQLDLAKTPASAQAEMGRLIGPSQYIRINQEASVSDEAKAKLQALAKAANEYTTSDKRLDAAILDLSSTSETKRLAAARTLFEGGNAAIRQITNRIISLDPNQDTSETRNKLLRVLRRFDGQAMAPLQRHALYGERQQRARAAAALASIGDRNFIADYVAAAFAADSLDFERQAGMRAITRLHGKSISNGAAIRFLIDDLAGKRQMAQSVPRGQAIETCWSCSSVGCEDLQIIETTSFLSAYRDAVDAAARLKRVANLTPELASLVLATEVEYRIAVDSDWGMASEVDQLAQSLPFEFDDSLLDQTLSSAVQNQNEILSLGMVRLIAEIRATSPSVTGYADPLLLTGMSSPSSLVQLATSAHPRVRYEAAILVSKLAGSEAYPGSSEVRRTLSEMVGLQDRPAAILVETRPDVILQMEQILTDLGYDVTVVPDVNRLQRAIRKGGDLRLILSKMQLSDLPPVELLDIVRRSPRARNVPVVFFGDHDLSLQTSIRENRWDATTVQMATPRTVAAFDPLNESVGRLSQFDSLSTLDRRMLRQQAIEQLDLDR is encoded by the coding sequence ATGAAACGAGCTGCTGTCGTGCCTTGTCGTTTTTCTTTGCTTACCCTTGTGACCCTCGCAACGGCTTGCGGTGGCTTTAGCATCTTTGTTCCTGCGACACTGGTCGCTCAAGATGATCCGTTCGCCGAGGCCGGTGGCGCGGGCGACATCTTCGGAGGTGGCGATCTGGATTTCGGTGCTCCCACTGGTGGCGCCGATACTACGGATGCAATATCGGATCTGACGACCGAAGCTGAGCTATCACCTTTGGTCGCTCAACTGATCCAGCTTGCAACGAAGGGCCCGATAGATCGAGCCAAGGCGATCAATAGTCTCGCCAAGATTGGCCGCTGGAACGAAGTCAACCAAGCCTTGAATCAGCTCGACCTGGCAAAAACACCGGCGAGTGCGCAAGCGGAAATGGGCCGATTGATTGGGCCAAGCCAGTACATCCGAATCAACCAGGAAGCATCGGTTAGCGACGAAGCAAAAGCCAAACTGCAAGCACTCGCGAAAGCCGCCAATGAATACACCACGTCCGACAAACGCCTCGACGCGGCGATCTTAGACCTGAGCTCCACTTCGGAAACCAAACGCCTTGCGGCTGCGCGAACACTGTTCGAAGGTGGCAATGCCGCCATCCGGCAAATTACAAACCGAATCATCTCACTGGATCCAAATCAAGACACCTCGGAAACACGCAACAAGCTGCTTCGCGTGCTTCGTCGTTTTGATGGCCAAGCGATGGCCCCTTTGCAACGGCACGCTCTGTACGGCGAAAGACAACAAAGAGCCCGCGCTGCCGCTGCACTTGCGAGTATCGGTGACCGCAACTTCATCGCCGATTACGTTGCCGCTGCATTCGCTGCTGATTCTCTCGATTTTGAACGACAAGCGGGCATGCGGGCGATAACGCGATTGCACGGCAAGTCGATCTCAAACGGAGCGGCTATTCGATTCTTGATTGATGATTTGGCGGGCAAACGCCAAATGGCCCAAAGTGTTCCGCGCGGACAAGCCATCGAAACATGCTGGTCCTGCAGTTCGGTGGGATGCGAGGACCTTCAAATTATCGAAACGACTTCGTTCCTTTCGGCATATCGCGACGCCGTCGATGCTGCCGCTCGCCTCAAACGTGTGGCCAACCTTACACCTGAGCTCGCATCACTGGTACTCGCCACCGAAGTCGAATATCGAATCGCCGTCGATTCAGATTGGGGAATGGCGTCCGAGGTGGATCAGTTGGCTCAATCGCTTCCGTTCGAGTTCGACGATTCTTTGCTGGACCAAACGCTTTCTAGCGCCGTGCAAAATCAGAATGAAATCCTTTCTCTTGGAATGGTCCGGCTAATCGCAGAGATTCGAGCAACTAGCCCTTCCGTTACCGGTTACGCCGACCCGTTGCTTTTGACAGGAATGTCGAGTCCTTCAAGTCTTGTCCAATTGGCAACCTCGGCTCACCCTCGAGTGCGTTATGAGGCTGCCATTTTGGTTTCCAAGCTTGCGGGTTCGGAAGCCTACCCAGGAAGCAGCGAAGTTCGTCGAACACTTTCAGAAATGGTTGGCTTGCAAGACCGTCCGGCGGCAATCTTGGTCGAAACACGTCCTGACGTGATATTGCAAATGGAACAAATACTGACGGACCTTGGATACGACGTCACGGTCGTGCCTGACGTTAATCGGTTGCAACGTGCGATCAGGAAAGGCGGCGACCTGCGCCTGATTCTTAGCAAGATGCAGCTCTCGGACTTGCCTCCGGTTGAATTACTGGACATTGTCCGTCGCTCTCCGCGGGCAAGAAACGTGCCTGTTGTATTTTTTGGTGATCACGATCTTTCTCTTCAGACTTCCATTCGTGAAAACCGATGGGATGCGACTACGGTCCAGATGGCCACGCCTCGCACTGTGGCAGCGTTTGATCCCTTGAACGAATCTGTTGGCAGGCTCAGTCAGTTCGACTCGCTTTCGACCCTTGATCGTCGCATGCTACGGCAGCAAGCCATCGAGCAACTTGACCTCGATCGCTAG
- a CDS encoding transaldolase family protein, with protein MSDSIASLIATGTKLYLDSVEPSLIDQNLAWGAVGATSNPAIISDIVKGGGLDSRIEALLGEGLDNEAIAWTLTDELVIDAQKKFASIHRETEGNAGWVSFELDPLLEDPTLDMSDSERTAKYIELGKKWSAGHTNRMIKVPASEAGLAALEELAAACVTLNVTLIFTDDQYTRARDAIWRGAQRCGKLDSFKSVYSIFISRIDIYTQEKLPGLSDEAQGTVGILNAKRIWKANQEFWSGKSTKLDQELIFASTGTKNPNDPPTKYVAALAGSDIQTNPPATNQAVVESGIEFSRTVDQMPSKAVQDEIDAALDIQDMHSTLMSEGVDKFVKPQRALLDLIAAKRKELSAT; from the coding sequence ATGTCCGATTCGATAGCTTCCCTGATCGCCACCGGGACAAAACTTTACCTCGATTCGGTAGAGCCGTCACTGATTGATCAGAATCTTGCTTGGGGGGCCGTTGGGGCAACAAGCAACCCGGCGATCATTTCCGATATCGTTAAAGGTGGTGGCCTTGATAGTCGGATCGAGGCGCTGCTCGGCGAAGGCCTCGACAATGAAGCCATCGCGTGGACCCTAACCGATGAATTGGTGATTGATGCGCAAAAGAAGTTTGCTTCCATTCATCGCGAAACCGAAGGCAATGCTGGGTGGGTTAGCTTCGAATTGGATCCGCTGCTAGAGGATCCCACGCTTGATATGTCCGATTCAGAGCGAACAGCCAAGTACATCGAGCTAGGTAAGAAATGGAGCGCCGGCCACACCAACCGGATGATCAAAGTACCGGCGTCGGAAGCAGGATTGGCGGCGCTTGAAGAACTTGCCGCCGCATGCGTGACGCTTAACGTGACTCTGATTTTCACCGACGACCAATACACGCGTGCTCGCGATGCGATTTGGCGCGGAGCACAACGCTGCGGAAAACTTGACTCGTTCAAGAGCGTCTACAGCATCTTCATCTCTCGCATCGATATCTACACGCAAGAAAAATTGCCTGGCTTGTCCGATGAAGCGCAAGGGACGGTGGGGATCTTGAACGCGAAACGAATCTGGAAGGCGAACCAGGAGTTTTGGTCGGGAAAAAGTACAAAACTTGACCAGGAACTGATCTTTGCCAGCACGGGCACCAAGAACCCGAACGACCCGCCGACCAAGTACGTTGCGGCACTTGCGGGCAGCGATATCCAAACCAACCCACCCGCAACCAACCAAGCGGTCGTGGAAAGCGGGATCGAGTTCTCACGCACCGTCGATCAAATGCCATCGAAGGCAGTTCAAGACGAGATTGACGCGGCTTTGGATATTCAGGACATGCATAGCACGCTAATGTCCGAAGGCGTTGACAAGTTCGTCAAGCCACAGCGAGCGCTGCTGGATTTGATCGCCGCGAAACGTAAAGAGTTGTCTGCTACCTAA